The proteins below are encoded in one region of Pseudomonas putida NBRC 14164:
- a CDS encoding TonB-dependent receptor family protein: MRSVFSPSSCLGLLAAFVAAQPALAASSVELGQVLITDEEQNDLTAASERLREVPGASNLVDMQSVGQGRVASNQDVLAYQPGVFAQSAGNDGIKLSIRGSGINRAPGAHGSGVYTMFDGLPLTGPGGTPYELFEPLWLSRAEVLRGANGFDQGALALGGAINYVTHTGYDAAPLQVRYEVGSRGYQHRHISSGQVLGNLDYYVALTDSEYDGYQAHSSGSAKGFAANVGYRFNPNLETRFYLRYRETENELAGRLTKDQIKHHPRAANPAYLARDDSRPQPGSTWVGNKTTFYLDDDARLEAGLVYHDYPMDLREGPMRLKVAYTDVSGTLNYFRRDTLLGHESKTTIGWRTTKHLPNSGASQFTRDGDVFGARTRDFTYQGSDTVLHVGNDLELVPDLWLTTGLAMIYTRRESAVTYPAEGGKVSMHDWDYAPRLGLRYDIRPDLQVYGNLSRSVEPPHPWSLIWSAPSTGGKQIQPIEMQNQTATTLELGARGDSALGRWDLAWYYSQVSHELLAVEVVPNFTSEFNASATMHQGVEAGLDSTLWESAGTGKLSLRQAYTFSDFHYRDDDKFGDNRLPGIPMHYYQAELRYDWPSGFYAGVNTQMASKVQVDYANSYHADEYALLGARLGWNSPKHDWQTWLDLRNLTNKRYAATVTPTYNDAGKDNARSTPGEGFGVYAGVSYSFR; this comes from the coding sequence ATGCGTTCCGTTTTTTCCCCATCGTCCTGCCTTGGCCTGCTGGCTGCCTTTGTTGCCGCCCAGCCCGCCCTGGCAGCATCCTCGGTCGAATTGGGCCAGGTGCTGATCACCGATGAGGAGCAGAACGACCTGACAGCTGCCAGCGAACGCCTGCGGGAGGTGCCAGGCGCCAGCAACCTGGTGGACATGCAAAGCGTGGGGCAAGGCCGAGTGGCCAGCAACCAGGACGTGCTGGCCTACCAGCCCGGCGTATTCGCTCAATCGGCGGGCAACGATGGCATCAAACTGTCGATCCGCGGCTCGGGCATCAACCGCGCGCCGGGGGCCCATGGCTCCGGGGTGTACACGATGTTCGACGGCCTGCCACTGACTGGCCCGGGCGGTACACCCTACGAGTTGTTCGAGCCGCTATGGCTGAGCCGTGCCGAAGTGCTGCGGGGCGCCAATGGTTTCGACCAGGGTGCCCTGGCGCTGGGCGGCGCGATCAACTACGTCACCCACACCGGCTACGACGCCGCACCGCTGCAGGTGCGCTACGAGGTCGGCAGCCGCGGTTACCAGCACCGGCACATCAGCTCGGGGCAAGTGCTGGGCAATCTCGACTACTACGTGGCCCTGACCGACTCGGAATATGACGGGTATCAGGCGCACAGCAGCGGCAGTGCCAAGGGCTTTGCTGCCAATGTCGGCTACCGCTTCAACCCGAACCTGGAAACCCGCTTCTACCTGCGCTACCGGGAGACCGAAAACGAACTGGCCGGGCGCCTGACCAAAGACCAGATCAAGCACCACCCGCGTGCGGCCAACCCGGCTTACCTGGCCCGCGACGACAGCCGCCCGCAACCAGGCAGCACCTGGGTGGGCAACAAGACCACCTTCTACCTCGACGACGATGCGCGCCTGGAAGCCGGCCTGGTCTATCACGACTACCCCATGGACCTGCGTGAAGGTCCGATGCGCCTGAAGGTGGCCTATACCGATGTCAGCGGCACGCTGAACTATTTCCGCCGCGACACGCTGCTTGGTCACGAAAGCAAGACCACCATCGGCTGGCGCACCACCAAGCACCTGCCCAACAGTGGCGCTTCACAATTTACCCGCGATGGCGATGTATTCGGCGCGCGCACCCGTGACTTCACCTACCAGGGCTCGGACACCGTGCTGCATGTCGGCAACGACCTGGAACTGGTCCCGGACCTGTGGCTGACCACGGGTCTTGCGATGATATACACCCGCCGCGAAAGTGCCGTAACCTACCCGGCCGAAGGTGGCAAGGTGAGCATGCATGACTGGGACTACGCACCGCGCCTGGGGCTGCGCTACGACATCCGCCCGGACCTGCAGGTGTACGGCAACCTCAGCCGCTCGGTAGAACCGCCACACCCGTGGTCGCTGATCTGGAGCGCGCCCAGCACAGGCGGCAAACAGATCCAGCCGATCGAGATGCAGAACCAGACTGCCACTACCCTGGAGCTGGGCGCGCGTGGCGACTCGGCGCTTGGCCGCTGGGACCTTGCCTGGTACTACTCGCAAGTGAGTCACGAACTGCTGGCCGTGGAGGTGGTGCCTAACTTCACCTCGGAGTTCAACGCCAGCGCTACCATGCACCAGGGCGTGGAGGCCGGCCTCGACAGCACCCTGTGGGAAAGCGCCGGCACCGGCAAGCTGAGCTTGCGCCAGGCCTATACGTTCAGCGACTTCCACTACCGTGATGACGACAAGTTTGGCGACAACCGCCTGCCCGGCATCCCCATGCACTACTACCAGGCCGAACTGCGCTATGACTGGCCGAGTGGCTTCTATGCCGGGGTCAACACACAAATGGCGTCGAAGGTGCAGGTGGACTATGCCAACAGCTACCACGCCGATGAATATGCCTTGCTCGGCGCGCGCCTGGGCTGGAATTCACCCAAACACGACTGGCAGACCTGGCTGGACCTGCGCAACCTGACCAACAAGCGCTATGCGGCCACGGTGACACCCACCTACAACGATGCCGGCAAGGACAACGCCCGCTCTACGCCGGGCGAAGGGTTTGGCGTTTATGCCGGCGTTTCCTACAGCTTCCGCTAG
- a CDS encoding helix-turn-helix domain-containing protein produces MTDNALHPQQPPAHAPVRLTPRERQVLLWCAYGKSSWEIGRILECKESTVNFHVSNILRKFDVPTRVAAVIKAIRYGMLAEQ; encoded by the coding sequence ATGACTGACAACGCACTACACCCACAGCAACCCCCGGCGCACGCCCCGGTTCGCCTGACTCCACGTGAACGGCAAGTGCTGTTGTGGTGTGCCTACGGCAAGAGCTCGTGGGAGATCGGCCGGATCCTTGAATGCAAGGAGTCGACGGTGAACTTCCACGTGTCCAACATCCTGCGCAAGTTCGATGTGCCTACCCGGGTGGCGGCAGTGATCAAGGCCATTCGCTACGGCATGCTGGCCGAGCAATGA
- a CDS encoding head completion/stabilization protein: MSNDPRLPRYADSHDPFWPRVDLGRLRERLNLTWPVSEAALEVAARCAAIDAAREFARWRAVLRERGYKRLEDVAGHDQGRALRVCYVRFVEAAVMYSLGASSCLTNVRRRAAHA; the protein is encoded by the coding sequence ATGAGCAACGACCCTCGGTTACCGCGTTATGCCGACAGCCATGACCCGTTCTGGCCACGGGTGGACCTTGGCAGGCTGCGTGAGCGCCTGAACCTGACATGGCCCGTCAGTGAGGCCGCCCTGGAAGTCGCCGCACGTTGTGCCGCCATTGATGCAGCGCGGGAATTTGCGCGCTGGCGCGCGGTGTTGCGAGAGCGGGGCTACAAGCGCCTGGAGGATGTGGCCGGGCATGACCAAGGGCGTGCTTTGCGGGTGTGCTACGTCCGCTTTGTCGAGGCCGCAGTCATGTACAGCCTGGGCGCGAGCTCATGTTTGACCAATGTG